In Glandiceps talaboti chromosome 4, keGlaTala1.1, whole genome shotgun sequence, a single window of DNA contains:
- the LOC144434663 gene encoding plastin-2-like — protein MADHELCDRYQVSMDVLDEIRQNFAEFDLDGNGHITTKELGSVLKSVGMDLPGYRLRDLVAEIDRDKNGTIELDEFVAMYSSMKSKEVAQTFKKALSKKEGIEAKGGTSQASSEGTTHSLAEEETSAFTAYINSNLKEDPDLANKLPIDAKSNDLFKCVADGILLCKLVNLSAPDTIDERAINRGSKLNLYLKHENLTLALNSASSIGCKTVNIGPDDLMRGTEHLVLGLMWQIIRVGLFAKIDLQHNPGLFRLLREGEELEELMKLSPEDLLIRWVNYQMEQAGHPRRIDNFSGDIHDSEVYTHLLKQISPADAGVDLAPMQESDLTDRAEEMLKNADKIACRQFVQATDVVTGNPKLNMAFVANLFNMYPALEAPEDGEGDDFGKFEETREEKTFRNWMNSLGINPYVQHLYSDLCDGLVIIQLFDNVKPGCVEWNRVNKPPWPKIGGGKMKKIENCNYAVTLGNNIKFSLVGIEGNDIHDGNETLTLAIVWQLMRAYTLRILQQISESKQPITDKEVVEWCNNTLKKAQKTSHINNFQDHSISDSRAVVDLIDAIKPGSINYKNFRENPSSDTDKFLNAKYAISMARKIGAPVYALPEDLVEVKPKMVMTVFACLMARGMTTSK, from the exons TTTGATTTGGATGGTAATGGCCACATTACAACAAAAGAGTTGGGCTCAGTTCTTAAGTCCGTAGGTATGGATTTACCAGGTTACCGACTCAGAGATCTTGTTGCCGAGATTGACAGGGACAAAAATGGAACCATAGAGTTGGATGAATTCGTAGCA ATGTATTCTTCTATGAAGTCTAAGGAAGTGGCACAAACCTTCAAAAAGGCATTGTCTAAAAAGGAAGGTATTGAAGCTAAAGGCGGTACATCTCAAGCATCCAGTGAAGGAACAACACATTCATTAGCAGAAGAAGAAACAAGTGCTTTCACTG CATATATTAATTCTAATCTGAAGGAAGACCCTGATTTGGCCAACAAATTGCCAATTGATGCCAAGTCTAATGATTTATTCAAATGTGTGGCTGATGGCATATTATTGTG CAAACTGGTCAACTTGTCTGCTCCTGATACCATTGATGAACGAGCCATCAACAGAGGATCAAAACTGAACCTGTATCTGAAACATGAGAATCTCACCTTGGCTTTGAACTCAGCTAGTTCCATTGGTTGTAAGACTGTCAACATTGGACCTGATGACTTGATGAGAGGAACTGAACATTTGGTGCTTGGACTTATGTGGCAAATCATTAGG GTTGGTTTGTTTGCAAAGATTGATTTACAACACAACCCTGGCTTGTTCAGACTTCTGAGAGAAGGTGAGGAATTGGAGGAATTAATGAAATTGTCACCTGAAGACCTTTTGATCCGTTGGGTTAACTACCAGATGGAACAAGCTGGACATCCCAGACGAATTGACAACTTCAGTGGTGATATCCATGATTCTGAAGTATacacccatctattgaaacaaATCTCACCAGCTGATGCTGGAGTTGATCTCGCTCCAATGCAG GAGAGTGACCTGACAGACCGTGCTGAGGAGATGTTGAAGAATGCTGACAAGATTGCCTGCCGACAATTTGTACAAGCAACT GATGTTGTTACTGGAAACCCAAAACTTAACATGGCGTTTGTTGCCAACCTGTTCAACATGTATCCAGCCTTAGAAGCACCTGAAGATGGTGAAGGAGATGACTTTGGCAAATTTGAAGAAACACGAGAAGAGAAGA CATTCCGTAACTGGATGAACAGTCTTGGCATCAATCCATATGTCCAACACTTGTACAGTGATCTCTGCGATGGCCTGGTCATAATACAG TTATTTGATAACGTGAAACCAGGCTGTGTGGAGTGGAACCGAGTGAACAAACCTCCATGGCCCAAGATTGGTGGtggtaaaatgaagaaaattgaaaattgtaattatgCTGTTACTCTTGgcaataatatcaaattttcaTTGGTTGGTATTGAGGGAAACGATATCCATGATGGCAATGAAACATTAACTCTAG CTATTGTGTGGCAGTTGATGAGGGCATATACGTTACGTATTCTGCAACAAATATCAGAATCTAAACAGCCCATAACTGACAAAGAGGTTGTTGAATGGTGTAACAATACA ctGAAGAAAGCCCAAAAGACTTCACATATTAACAATTTCCAGGATCACAGTATTAGTGACAGTAGGGCAGTGGTAGATTTAATAGATGCCATCAAACCAGGATCAATCAACTACAAGAACTTCAGAGAAAACCCCAGCAGTGATACA GACAAATTTTTGAATGCCAAGTATGCAATCTCGATGGCCCGTAAAATTGGAGCCCCAGTATATGCCTTGCCTGAAGACTTGGTAGAAGTCAAACCCAAAATGGTAATGACAGTGTTCGCCTGTCTGATGGCTCGTGGTATGACGACCTCCAAATAG